One genomic window of Halobellus limi includes the following:
- a CDS encoding NAD(P)/FAD-dependent oxidoreductase, with protein MVLTEVDRYDPEAVDSVGDRGVVVGGSLAGLCAARVLSDAFEEVVIVERDELSDEPVARDGAPQTGHPHALLEAGRATLEDLFPGFGDDVLREGGLLIDAFSDIKWYDEGGFVADGSERSPMYAASRPLFEHVVRRHVRSIGSVEFRDGCRFFDYLTGEDSTAVTGVAYRDGNGAERRLDADLVVDAMGRTSRTPGWLDDNGFESPPVDRVRIDVDYSTVRIERPPEDRRLFFVPPSAPRKRGTYVIPIEGDQWQVLLQGVHDVETPAEREGVTDFLDRLPVGELAEVVRSQPWVDESVHRYPFPSSLRRRYAELDRFPDGLVVTGDGVASFNPIYGQGMSVAALDALLLHHALAEGGLRNLPERYFAAVGDVVDVVWQIAVGSDFGFEETTGPKPFGTDLTNRYLSRLIRRGHDDPALRTAVGRVLILDRPPSSLFRPAVVWRALSPTVG; from the coding sequence ATGGTACTGACCGAGGTCGACCGCTACGACCCCGAGGCAGTCGATTCCGTCGGCGACCGCGGCGTCGTCGTCGGGGGGAGCCTGGCCGGCCTGTGCGCGGCGCGCGTCCTCTCGGACGCCTTCGAGGAGGTCGTGATCGTCGAGCGCGACGAGTTGTCCGACGAGCCGGTCGCGCGGGACGGGGCGCCACAGACGGGGCACCCGCACGCGTTGCTGGAGGCGGGACGCGCCACGCTCGAGGACCTCTTTCCGGGGTTCGGCGACGACGTCCTGCGCGAGGGCGGGCTGCTGATCGACGCGTTCTCCGACATCAAGTGGTACGACGAGGGCGGGTTCGTCGCCGACGGCTCCGAGCGGTCGCCGATGTACGCGGCGAGCAGGCCGCTCTTCGAGCACGTCGTCCGGCGGCACGTCCGCTCGATCGGGAGCGTCGAGTTCCGGGACGGCTGCCGGTTCTTCGACTATCTCACAGGGGAGGACTCGACGGCGGTGACCGGCGTCGCCTATCGGGACGGGAACGGCGCGGAACGGCGCCTCGACGCCGACCTCGTCGTCGACGCGATGGGCCGAACGAGTCGGACGCCGGGGTGGCTCGACGACAACGGGTTCGAGAGCCCGCCGGTCGACCGGGTCCGGATCGACGTGGACTACAGCACGGTCCGCATCGAGCGACCGCCCGAGGACCGTCGGCTGTTCTTCGTCCCGCCGTCTGCCCCCCGGAAGCGGGGGACCTACGTCATCCCCATCGAGGGCGACCAGTGGCAGGTGCTCCTGCAGGGCGTCCACGACGTCGAGACGCCGGCCGAACGCGAGGGAGTGACCGACTTCCTCGATCGGTTGCCGGTCGGGGAACTCGCGGAAGTGGTCCGCTCGCAACCGTGGGTCGACGAGTCGGTCCACCGCTATCCGTTCCCGTCGAGCCTCCGCCGCCGCTACGCCGAACTCGATCGCTTCCCCGACGGCCTGGTCGTGACCGGCGACGGCGTCGCCAGTTTCAATCCGATCTACGGACAGGGGATGTCGGTCGCGGCCCTGGACGCGCTGTTACTCCACCACGCGCTCGCCGAGGGCGGCCTCCGGAACCTCCCGGAGCGGTACTTCGCGGCCGTCGGAGACGTCGTCGACGTCGTCTGGCAGATCGCCGTCGGCAGCGACTTCGGCTTCGAGGAGACGACCGGCCCGAAGCCGTTCGGGACCGACCTCACCAACCGCTACCTGTCGCGGCTGATCCGTCGCGGCCACGACGACCCCGCGTTGCGCACCGCGGTCGGCCGCGTCCTCATACTCGATCGGCCCCCGTCGTCGCTGTTCCGTCCCGCAGTGGTCTGGCGGGCGCTCAGCCCCACCGTCGGGTAG
- a CDS encoding DUF7854 family protein, with the protein MDRISALRNVEEALRDFEAGESDLAATEQRVVTILRTYATDFEGEEGLRAYQATGDGRAHGLVVVAESESEARERIADLLGEAPSALDVDISPV; encoded by the coding sequence ATGGACCGAATATCCGCGCTCCGGAACGTCGAGGAGGCGCTGCGGGACTTCGAGGCCGGCGAGTCGGACCTCGCGGCGACCGAACAGCGCGTCGTGACGATCCTCCGGACGTACGCGACCGACTTCGAGGGCGAGGAGGGCCTCCGGGCGTACCAGGCGACCGGCGACGGCCGCGCGCACGGCCTGGTCGTCGTCGCCGAGAGCGAGAGCGAGGCTCGCGAGCGCATCGCCGACCTGCTGGGCGAGGCACCGTCGGCGCTCGACGTCGACATCTCGCCGGTGTGA
- a CDS encoding LAGLIDADG family homing endonuclease → MAQAPQDSRDLTDRFIQFYRKYYRDEIGTLAQKYPNEQRSLYVDYEDLYKFDAELAEDYKQKPDQMREYAEEALRLYDLPADVKLGRAHVRLSNLPETVDIRGIRVHDDHIGRMIAVQGIVRKATDVRPKITEAAFECQRCGTMTYIPQSDSGFQEPHECQGCERQGPFHVDFDQSEFVDAQKVRVQESPEGLRGGETPQSIDVDLEDDVTGRVTAGDHVTVTGVLHIEQQTSGNEKTAIFDLYMDGVAVEIEDEEFEDMDITDEDVAEIVDLSNEPDIYEKMVASVAPSIYGYEQEKLAMILQLFSGVTKHLPDGSRIRGDLHMLLIGDPGTGKCVDGDTLVTLSDESEIPIRELVENNLDDPKSIDDGVWDAVDFEVPSMAPDGSLTTQRATKVWKREAPEKMYRIRTASGKELTATPSHPLFVVRDGRPDAVVADDLRVGQPVAVPNTNGDRENGFGVETAERRRSVVPDGGISTDRITSIEALPPKDDWVYDLEVAGTHSYLSNNIVSHNSAMLQYIRNIAPRSVYTSGKGSSSAGLTAAAVRDDFGDGQQWTLEAGALVLADKGIAAVDELDKMRCVTGDTLVHTTDGIRPIRELAHEAALSGAIEPLSNGRTIRDDVADVWTLAEDGTLVTRPVIAVHEYDAPDTLYEVTLESGEAVSATSDHPFFVFEGGERAEKATGELEPGDWVYVPEAVRETATDGGTASVTTPETVGGESGATASLPPTKGAILGYLAGDGNVYSNESEGSHGIRFTNKEEQLLSHFESVCRTAYGKEAVRHPSEQRDDGVETVRLHGKEYVDDLLESGLNLETYENKRVPVEVTRGGRDTKAAFIRALADSEATVDVRSVKIHSSSYDLLLGTKMLLSEFGIRSQIQTRSYANKRDLYILAITAADSLEAYNREIGFTLDRKQSALNEAAERTTGDRAIIDVLPEIGDRLQRLRESLRLYQSECGLNDATYCNFENGDANPSLHRARRIVTRFTERRHQAYADLELLDGSPSWTVLNVLREEYHVSQRELAEETAYTQQQISRLWEQNNALRRTVTNRFRSILKRVSNTNISGISELVEADVRWRRVKSVKPTVPSSGDDRIPVLERQLADEIGCDRDHARESARMLLATEPTAESWDELRCELERHGVSFQRLAEQLDVAGSTVSRWFSGTVDVDNFEEVRRAAFELIEAVRARIASIHDEIESRNRSPKVYDLTVQGTHNFVANGMVVHNSEDRSAMHEALEQQSISVSKAGINATLKSRCSLLGAANPKYGRFDQYEPIGEQIDLEPALISRFDLIFTVTDNPDPETDAELAEHIINTNYAGELNTQKSKVPSSEFTDGEVESATEEVTPEIDAELLRKYIAYAKRNCYPTMTDEAKEVIRDFYVDFRAKGADDDAPVPVTARKLEALVRLSEASARLRLSDTVEREDAVRVTEIVESCLRDIGMDPETGEFDADIVETGTSKNQRDRIKDIKHLIEELEDEYEEGAPVEQVIERAGTDLGLEETKAEDEIENLKRKGELYEPRQSYLRTT, encoded by the coding sequence ATGGCCCAGGCCCCCCAGGACTCCCGCGACCTCACCGATCGGTTCATCCAGTTCTATCGGAAGTACTACCGCGACGAGATCGGCACGCTCGCGCAGAAGTACCCGAACGAACAGCGCTCGCTGTACGTCGACTACGAGGACCTCTACAAGTTCGACGCGGAGTTGGCCGAGGACTACAAGCAGAAGCCCGACCAGATGCGGGAGTACGCCGAGGAGGCGCTGCGGCTCTACGACCTGCCGGCCGACGTCAAACTCGGCCGCGCGCACGTCCGCCTCTCGAACCTCCCCGAGACGGTCGACATTCGCGGCATCCGCGTCCACGACGACCACATCGGTCGGATGATCGCCGTCCAGGGGATCGTCCGGAAGGCCACGGACGTCCGGCCGAAGATCACCGAGGCGGCCTTCGAGTGCCAGCGCTGCGGGACGATGACCTACATCCCCCAGTCGGACAGCGGCTTCCAGGAACCCCACGAGTGTCAGGGGTGTGAGCGCCAGGGGCCGTTCCACGTCGACTTCGACCAGTCCGAGTTCGTCGACGCCCAGAAGGTGCGCGTCCAGGAGAGCCCCGAGGGCCTGCGGGGCGGCGAGACGCCACAGAGCATCGACGTCGACCTCGAAGACGACGTCACCGGCCGGGTGACCGCCGGCGACCACGTCACCGTGACGGGCGTCCTCCACATCGAACAGCAGACCTCCGGCAACGAGAAGACGGCCATCTTCGACCTCTACATGGACGGGGTCGCCGTCGAGATCGAAGACGAGGAGTTCGAGGACATGGACATCACCGACGAGGACGTCGCCGAGATCGTCGACCTCTCGAACGAGCCCGACATCTACGAGAAGATGGTCGCCTCCGTCGCTCCGTCGATCTACGGGTACGAACAGGAGAAACTCGCGATGATCCTGCAACTGTTCTCGGGCGTGACCAAGCACCTCCCCGACGGCTCGCGGATCCGCGGCGACCTGCACATGCTCTTGATCGGGGACCCCGGAACCGGAAAGTGCGTCGACGGGGATACACTCGTAACGCTTTCGGACGAATCCGAGATTCCGATTCGGGAGTTGGTAGAGAACAATCTCGACGATCCGAAGTCGATTGACGACGGCGTATGGGACGCCGTCGACTTCGAGGTACCATCGATGGCCCCCGACGGCTCGCTCACAACCCAGCGGGCGACGAAGGTCTGGAAGCGCGAAGCGCCGGAGAAGATGTATCGGATCCGGACCGCGAGCGGGAAGGAACTGACTGCGACCCCGTCGCATCCGTTATTTGTCGTACGCGATGGACGGCCGGACGCAGTCGTCGCAGACGATCTCCGAGTCGGACAACCCGTCGCGGTCCCGAATACAAACGGCGATCGCGAGAACGGATTCGGTGTCGAAACGGCGGAACGCAGGCGAAGTGTCGTCCCGGACGGCGGCATCTCGACGGACCGAATTACGTCGATCGAAGCACTCCCTCCGAAAGATGACTGGGTGTACGACCTCGAAGTCGCGGGAACGCACTCGTATCTTTCCAACAATATCGTCTCTCACAACTCCGCGATGCTTCAATACATACGCAATATCGCACCCCGATCCGTCTACACCTCCGGGAAAGGCAGTTCCTCGGCCGGTCTCACGGCGGCGGCCGTCCGCGACGACTTCGGCGACGGCCAGCAGTGGACGCTCGAAGCCGGTGCGCTCGTGCTGGCCGACAAGGGGATCGCGGCTGTGGACGAATTGGACAAGATGAGGTGCGTGACTGGAGACACGCTCGTCCACACGACAGACGGAATCCGGCCGATCCGCGAGCTCGCACACGAAGCTGCGCTCTCGGGAGCCATTGAGCCATTGTCGAACGGGCGGACGATCCGCGACGACGTCGCTGACGTCTGGACGCTCGCAGAGGACGGGACACTCGTCACACGGCCCGTTATCGCAGTCCACGAGTACGACGCTCCTGACACGCTCTACGAAGTGACACTCGAATCCGGGGAAGCAGTATCGGCTACTTCGGATCACCCCTTCTTCGTCTTCGAGGGCGGTGAGCGAGCCGAGAAAGCCACTGGGGAACTTGAGCCCGGCGATTGGGTGTACGTGCCCGAGGCCGTTCGGGAAACGGCGACTGACGGTGGTACGGCATCGGTTACGACTCCAGAAACGGTCGGGGGCGAGTCCGGAGCTACGGCGAGTCTCCCACCGACAAAGGGTGCGATACTAGGGTATCTCGCCGGCGACGGCAACGTTTACAGCAACGAATCCGAAGGAAGTCACGGGATCCGGTTTACGAACAAGGAAGAACAACTCCTGAGTCACTTCGAATCCGTCTGTCGAACGGCGTACGGCAAAGAAGCGGTTCGTCACCCCAGTGAACAGCGAGATGACGGGGTCGAAACCGTCCGACTCCACGGAAAAGAGTATGTTGACGATCTCCTTGAATCCGGCCTGAACCTCGAAACGTACGAAAACAAACGTGTTCCGGTCGAAGTCACTCGGGGCGGTCGCGACACGAAAGCCGCCTTCATCCGAGCCCTCGCCGATTCGGAGGCGACCGTGGACGTACGGTCGGTCAAGATCCACTCCAGCAGTTACGACCTGCTGCTAGGGACGAAAATGCTCCTCTCGGAGTTCGGAATCCGCAGTCAGATACAGACCCGCTCGTACGCGAACAAGCGTGACCTCTATATTCTGGCGATTACTGCGGCAGATTCCTTGGAGGCGTACAACCGCGAAATCGGATTCACACTCGACAGAAAGCAGTCGGCGTTGAACGAGGCAGCCGAACGGACGACTGGAGACAGAGCGATTATCGATGTCCTCCCGGAGATCGGGGACCGACTCCAGCGACTCCGAGAGTCGCTTCGACTTTATCAGTCCGAGTGCGGGCTCAACGATGCCACGTATTGCAATTTCGAGAACGGCGATGCCAACCCATCGCTTCATCGGGCTAGACGGATTGTCACCCGATTCACGGAACGCCGGCACCAGGCCTACGCTGACTTGGAACTCCTTGATGGGTCCCCGTCGTGGACGGTTTTGAACGTTCTCCGTGAGGAGTATCACGTCTCACAGCGAGAACTCGCCGAAGAAACAGCGTACACGCAGCAACAGATCTCTCGTCTCTGGGAGCAAAACAATGCGCTCCGGCGAACCGTCACAAACCGGTTCCGAAGCATCCTGAAACGCGTCTCGAATACAAATATATCTGGCATTTCCGAGCTTGTCGAGGCTGACGTTCGGTGGCGGCGGGTCAAGTCTGTCAAGCCGACAGTTCCGTCTTCAGGCGACGACAGGATCCCGGTTTTGGAGCGTCAGTTAGCCGATGAGATCGGTTGCGATCGTGATCACGCCCGGGAGTCCGCTCGGATGCTACTCGCTACGGAGCCGACAGCCGAATCGTGGGACGAACTCCGCTGCGAACTCGAACGGCACGGCGTTTCGTTCCAGCGGCTCGCTGAGCAGTTAGACGTTGCAGGATCGACTGTCTCTCGATGGTTCTCGGGAACGGTTGATGTCGACAACTTCGAGGAAGTGCGACGTGCCGCATTCGAGTTGATCGAAGCGGTTCGAGCGCGGATCGCGTCGATTCACGACGAAATCGAGAGCCGGAATCGGTCACCAAAAGTGTACGATCTCACGGTCCAAGGAACGCACAACTTCGTCGCGAACGGAATGGTTGTCCACAACTCAGAGGACCGCTCTGCAATGCACGAAGCGCTGGAACAGCAATCGATTTCCGTATCAAAGGCCGGCATCAACGCCACCCTGAAATCCCGGTGTTCGCTGCTCGGAGCGGCCAATCCGAAGTACGGCCGATTCGACCAGTACGAGCCGATCGGCGAGCAGATCGATCTCGAACCCGCGCTCATCTCCCGCTTCGATCTGATCTTCACGGTCACGGACAACCCCGACCCCGAGACCGACGCCGAACTCGCAGAACACATCATCAACACGAACTACGCGGGCGAGCTCAACACCCAGAAGTCGAAGGTCCCCAGTTCGGAGTTCACCGACGGGGAGGTCGAGAGCGCGACCGAGGAAGTGACACCCGAGATCGACGCCGAACTCCTGCGGAAGTACATCGCCTACGCGAAGCGCAACTGCTACCCGACGATGACCGACGAGGCCAAGGAGGTCATCCGGGACTTCTACGTCGACTTCCGGGCGAAGGGGGCCGACGATGACGCCCCCGTCCCGGTGACGGCGCGGAAACTGGAAGCGCTGGTCCGGCTCTCGGAGGCCTCCGCGCGGCTCCGGCTCTCGGATACGGTCGAACGCGAGGACGCCGTCCGCGTCACCGAGATCGTCGAGTCCTGTCTCCGGGACATCGGAATGGACCCCGAAACGGGAGAGTTCGACGCCGACATCGTCGAGACCGGTACCTCGAAGAACCAGCGCGACCGCATCAAGGACATCAAGCACCTGATCGAGGAGCTCGAAGACGAGTACGAGGAGGGCGCGCCGGTCGAGCAGGTCATCGAACGGGCGGGCACGGATCTCGGCTTGGAGGAGACGAAGGCCGAAGACGAGATCGAGAACCTCAAGCGGAAGGGAGAGCTCTACGAACCGCGACAGAGTTACCTCCGGACGACGTAA
- a CDS encoding energy-coupling factor transporter transmembrane component T family protein yields MLTYTPGDSLAHRLDPRTKLLAQAAFAAAAFAHTTPRGLLWATVVAAAFLAAGRLSPLRAVRGYLPALPFLAAGPLVSVVDVEVTGVAEAATWPVGNGGAAWSLGIDPAAATDPLLASYRVLLILLVSAVYLHTTPVRDSRAAIQRLVPGRGGRLLGVGVALVFRFLPLLRSDLRSVREASAARLGTERPLRERMRLVAAAGIRRAFGRADRLALALRARCFAWNPTLPALRFGRVDLLGLLVAAALTGSIAF; encoded by the coding sequence ATGCTGACGTACACGCCCGGCGACTCGCTCGCCCACCGCCTCGACCCGCGGACGAAACTGCTCGCACAGGCCGCCTTCGCCGCCGCCGCGTTCGCGCACACGACGCCGAGAGGGCTTCTGTGGGCGACCGTCGTCGCTGCGGCGTTCCTCGCCGCCGGTCGGCTCTCGCCCCTCCGAGCGGTCCGCGGCTATCTACCGGCGCTGCCGTTTCTGGCGGCCGGGCCGCTGGTCTCGGTCGTCGACGTCGAGGTCACCGGGGTCGCGGAGGCGGCGACGTGGCCGGTCGGAAACGGCGGGGCGGCGTGGTCGCTCGGAATCGATCCCGCGGCGGCGACCGACCCGCTGCTGGCGAGCTACCGGGTGCTTCTCATCCTGCTCGTGTCGGCGGTCTACCTGCACACGACGCCCGTCCGCGACTCCCGGGCGGCGATCCAGCGCCTCGTTCCGGGCCGCGGCGGCCGCCTGCTCGGCGTCGGCGTCGCGCTCGTGTTCCGCTTCCTCCCGCTCCTGCGCTCGGACCTCCGGTCGGTCCGGGAGGCCTCGGCCGCCCGTCTGGGTACGGAGCGGCCGCTCCGCGAGCGGATGCGGCTCGTCGCCGCGGCGGGAATCCGGCGGGCGTTCGGCCGCGCCGATCGCCTGGCGCTCGCGCTCCGCGCCCGCTGCTTCGCGTGGAATCCGACGCTCCCGGCGCTGCGGTTCGGACGGGTCGACCTCCTGGGTCTGCTCGTCGCCGCGGCGCTCACGGGATCGATCGCGTTCTGA
- a CDS encoding conditioned medium-induced protein 4, whose product MDEKTAELRDLFVETTGEETVTESQSAPRGSLGSDRDDAAVDERLTAIVEEMRDRYAFASSLSVPDLRRVVRAFFDPDAVAADAESWSAEADAALAESLAADVAAEEVFRARMDLHLVADADRDGPVPYDRLRRRVLESTEDSLGPVRDDLDEDALATELAAEADDELAAAADEETAAELDPEAVRRSRRVVEADLASRRVNHRFRDAFADLLTDADLSTRLATDARRDGLKEATEDIETDVSL is encoded by the coding sequence ATGGACGAGAAGACGGCCGAACTCCGGGACCTCTTCGTGGAGACGACCGGCGAGGAGACCGTGACCGAGTCGCAGTCGGCGCCGCGCGGTTCCCTCGGGAGCGACCGCGACGACGCGGCCGTCGACGAGCGGTTGACGGCCATCGTCGAGGAGATGCGCGACCGCTACGCGTTCGCGTCGTCGCTATCGGTCCCCGACCTTCGACGGGTCGTCCGCGCGTTCTTCGACCCCGACGCCGTGGCCGCGGACGCCGAGTCGTGGTCGGCCGAGGCCGACGCCGCGCTCGCGGAGTCGCTCGCCGCCGACGTCGCCGCCGAGGAGGTCTTCCGCGCCCGGATGGACCTCCACCTCGTCGCCGACGCGGACCGGGACGGGCCCGTTCCGTACGACCGGCTCCGCCGGCGCGTTCTGGAATCCACCGAGGACAGTCTCGGCCCCGTCCGAGACGACCTCGACGAGGACGCGCTCGCGACCGAACTCGCAGCGGAGGCTGACGACGAACTCGCTGCGGCGGCCGACGAAGAGACCGCCGCAGAACTCGACCCCGAAGCGGTCCGCCGATCCCGACGCGTCGTCGAGGCCGACCTCGCCTCCCGACGGGTGAACCACCGCTTCCGCGACGCCTTCGCCGACCTGCTGACCGACGCGGACCTGTCGACCCGTCTCGCGACCGATGCCCGCCGCGACGGGCTGAAAGAGGCCACCGAGGACATCGAGACGGACGTGTCGCTGTAG
- a CDS encoding ferritin-like domain-containing protein, whose product MSDEVVRLLQKAYQDEIETVMNYMTNSIVLDGVRAEEIKESLQQDIQEELGHAEQLGNRLKQLDEHPPGSAAFEANQLSLQPPEDTTDVLSVIEGVLDAEDDAIETYRALVVAADEADDPVTEDLAVTLLADEEAHRTEFRGFKKEYSQE is encoded by the coding sequence ATGTCTGACGAAGTCGTTCGGCTGCTCCAGAAGGCCTACCAGGACGAGATCGAGACCGTGATGAACTACATGACGAACTCCATCGTCCTCGACGGCGTCCGCGCCGAAGAGATCAAGGAGTCCCTCCAGCAGGACATCCAGGAGGAACTCGGCCACGCCGAGCAGCTCGGAAACCGGCTCAAGCAGCTCGACGAGCATCCGCCCGGCTCGGCCGCCTTCGAGGCGAACCAGCTGAGCCTCCAGCCGCCGGAGGACACCACGGACGTGCTCTCGGTGATCGAGGGCGTCCTCGACGCCGAGGACGACGCCATCGAGACGTACCGCGCGCTCGTCGTCGCGGCCGACGAGGCCGACGACCCGGTGACCGAGGACCTGGCGGTGACGCTCCTGGCCGACGAGGAGGCCCACCGGACGGAGTTCCGCGGGTTCAAGAAGGAGTACAGCCAGGAGTAG
- a CDS encoding energy-coupling factor ABC transporter ATP-binding protein produces the protein MIRTEGLTHRYGDVVAVDDVSLAIDDGECVVLAGANGSGKTTLVRHFNGLLEPDEGRVEVNGRDVAGDLVAARTVVGMVFQEPRDQLVAATVGADVAFGPENLGLARGEIDRRVEEALAAVNLANRREDRVDELSGGERERVAIAGALAMEPDHLVLDEPFTGLDDPARKSVLDRLRALSASGTGVVIVTHDLRDVLGLADRVLAMADGRVAVDGAPGDVVDSLAGYDIRVPERAEADTRDRSARPPRRC, from the coding sequence ATGATCCGAACCGAGGGGCTGACCCACCGCTACGGCGACGTCGTCGCCGTCGACGACGTGTCGCTCGCGATCGACGACGGCGAGTGCGTCGTCCTCGCGGGCGCGAACGGCTCCGGGAAGACCACGCTCGTCCGCCACTTCAACGGGCTGCTGGAACCGGACGAGGGAAGGGTCGAGGTGAACGGCCGCGACGTGGCGGGCGACCTCGTCGCCGCCCGGACGGTGGTGGGAATGGTGTTTCAGGAGCCGCGCGATCAGTTAGTCGCGGCCACGGTGGGCGCGGACGTCGCCTTCGGACCGGAGAACCTCGGGCTCGCGAGAGGGGAGATCGACCGGCGCGTCGAGGAGGCGCTCGCGGCGGTGAACCTCGCGAATCGCCGAGAGGATCGGGTCGACGAACTCTCCGGCGGCGAGCGCGAACGGGTCGCCATCGCGGGCGCGCTGGCGATGGAGCCCGACCACCTCGTGCTCGACGAGCCGTTCACCGGGCTCGACGACCCCGCTCGGAAGTCTGTCCTGGATCGGCTCCGCGCGCTGTCGGCGTCGGGGACGGGCGTCGTGATCGTCACCCACGACCTCCGCGACGTCCTCGGACTGGCGGACCGGGTCCTCGCGATGGCCGACGGCCGCGTCGCAGTCGACGGCGCACCCGGAGACGTCGTCGACTCCCTGGCTGGATACGACATTCGCGTGCCGGAGCGGGCCGAAGCCGACACTCGCGACCGCTCGGCCCGTCCGCCCCGTCGATGCTGA
- a CDS encoding DUF7856 family protein, protein MTGDVAERDFVIRLPDGTTEDGPIADLRGADASVVPTPSQLRRAICGGCPGPSDAPIVHAPAPGRAHVHVARLAAETTVRIRPALAAVAAAHGVETPHDDDLADAIGSLRSLPPAPVADADLRNARRRAAEAGAETERLRERVATVRGRLTALRDGAAGDDEALTAAEASLSEPTRRLSEVATERVAAAQRLALLEERARRARDRREARLRLEDRIGNLERAVRAARVDAVADDFRDARRALAALNRDVDGDTAVFEATSELLDALAVVRVAPIRAPIVVDPEVAAAFGGPRRAFEALDAPLVIR, encoded by the coding sequence GTGACCGGCGACGTCGCAGAGCGGGACTTCGTGATCCGGCTCCCGGACGGAACCACGGAGGACGGCCCGATCGCCGACCTCCGCGGCGCGGACGCCTCGGTGGTCCCGACCCCCTCCCAGCTTCGACGGGCGATCTGCGGTGGATGTCCGGGCCCGTCTGACGCTCCCATCGTCCACGCGCCGGCCCCCGGTCGGGCTCACGTCCACGTCGCACGACTCGCCGCTGAGACGACCGTTCGCATACGCCCCGCGCTCGCCGCCGTCGCCGCCGCTCACGGAGTCGAGACGCCGCACGACGACGACCTGGCCGACGCGATCGGATCGCTTCGATCGCTCCCGCCCGCGCCCGTCGCTGACGCCGATCTGCGAAATGCGCGGCGCCGCGCCGCCGAGGCGGGGGCGGAGACGGAGCGACTCAGAGAGCGGGTCGCCACCGTCCGCGGGCGGCTGACCGCGCTCCGCGACGGTGCCGCCGGGGACGACGAGGCGTTGACCGCCGCGGAGGCGTCGCTGTCGGAACCGACCCGGCGGCTCTCGGAGGTGGCGACAGAACGCGTCGCCGCAGCCCAGCGGTTGGCACTCCTCGAAGAGCGCGCGCGACGCGCCCGCGACCGGCGGGAGGCCCGACTGCGACTCGAAGACCGGATCGGGAACCTCGAACGGGCGGTCCGGGCCGCCCGCGTCGACGCCGTCGCGGACGACTTCCGCGACGCTCGCCGGGCGCTCGCGGCTCTGAACCGAGACGTAGACGGCGACACCGCCGTCTTCGAGGCGACGTCCGAACTCCTCGATGCACTGGCCGTCGTCCGGGTGGCCCCCATCCGCGCGCCCATCGTCGTCGACCCCGAGGTTGCCGCCGCCTTCGGCGGCCCTCGGCGGGCGTTCGAGGCGCTCGACGCCCCGCTGGTGATCCGATAG
- a CDS encoding DUF7855 family protein → MLLVVTYSRRARETLRNACRAHEETVVRQFGRAALLRETEYGAFLACRLRERHAADVQVERTEPFNEFADAPDAVREAAAAYEARESPSTPYDRFAAGTDHPNSDAMREREL, encoded by the coding sequence GTGTTGTTGGTGGTGACGTACTCGCGTCGGGCGCGCGAGACGCTGCGAAACGCCTGCCGGGCGCACGAGGAGACCGTCGTCAGGCAGTTCGGCCGCGCCGCGCTCCTGCGGGAGACGGAGTACGGCGCGTTTCTGGCGTGTCGGCTCCGCGAGCGACACGCCGCCGACGTGCAGGTCGAGCGGACCGAACCGTTCAACGAGTTCGCCGACGCGCCCGACGCCGTCCGGGAAGCCGCGGCCGCCTACGAGGCGCGGGAGTCGCCGAGCACGCCGTACGACCGGTTCGCGGCCGGCACCGACCACCCGAACTCCGACGCGATGCGAGAGCGGGAGCTGTGA
- a CDS encoding biotin transporter BioY has translation MSAETQSVELVGEDVVGNVARAALFAALTGAFAYVSFPNPISPVPVSLQVLGVFLAGVFLGPVWGGASMAFYLVAGAAGAPIFAGGSAGFGPLVGYTAGYLWSYPFAAALVGAAVHGFDGLSDPKAVGTPRLVGGMLAGTVVIYALGTVGFALVQNVGLVEAFAVSALAFVPFEAVKIAAAVGVVRSDAAAAA, from the coding sequence ATGTCCGCAGAGACGCAGTCGGTCGAACTCGTCGGCGAGGACGTCGTCGGCAACGTCGCGCGTGCGGCGTTGTTCGCGGCGCTCACCGGCGCGTTCGCGTACGTATCGTTCCCGAATCCGATCTCGCCGGTCCCGGTGAGTCTCCAAGTGCTCGGCGTCTTCCTCGCGGGGGTGTTCCTGGGGCCGGTCTGGGGCGGCGCGTCGATGGCGTTCTACCTGGTCGCCGGCGCCGCGGGGGCGCCGATCTTCGCCGGCGGCTCCGCCGGGTTCGGTCCGCTCGTCGGGTACACCGCGGGCTACCTCTGGTCGTACCCGTTCGCCGCGGCGCTGGTCGGCGCCGCCGTCCACGGGTTCGACGGCCTGAGCGACCCGAAGGCGGTCGGTACCCCCCGGCTGGTCGGCGGGATGCTCGCCGGGACGGTCGTGATCTACGCGCTCGGCACGGTCGGGTTCGCACTCGTCCAGAACGTCGGTCTCGTCGAGGCGTTCGCGGTGAGCGCGCTGGCGTTCGTCCCCTTCGAGGCCGTGAAGATCGCGGCGGCCGTCGGCGTCGTCCGCAGCGACGCCGCGGCGGCCGCGTGA